The following proteins are co-located in the Panthera uncia isolate 11264 chromosome F1, Puncia_PCG_1.0, whole genome shotgun sequence genome:
- the CREG1 gene encoding protein CREG1 isoform X3, translating into MAGRARGSARALLAALLAPALVALLVAPARGRGGRGHGDWDAAVALPPLPPREDAARVARFVTHVCDWGALATLSTDQAVRGWAFADVLSLSDGPPGAGSGVPYFYLSPLQQSVGNLQENPHATLTMSLAQTNFCRKQGFDPQSPLCAHIILSGTVTKVNESEMDFAKQSLFVRHPEMKTWPSSHNWFFAKLNITNIWVLDYFGGPKIVTPEEYYNVTFQ; encoded by the exons ATGGCCGGCCGAGCCCGCGGATCCGCGCGCGCGCTGCTCGCCGCCCTGCTGGCGCCGGCGCTGGTGGCGCTGCTGGTGGCGCcggcgcggggccggggcggcCGGGGTCACGGGGACTGGGACGCCGCCGTGGcgctgccgccgctgccgccccGCGAGGACGCGGCGCGCGTGGCCCGCTTCGTGACGCACGTCTGCGACTGGGGCGCACTGGCCACCCTCTCCACGGACCAGGCGGTGCGCGGCTGGGCCTTCGCCGACGTCCTCTCGCTCAGCGACGGGCCCCCCGGCGCGGGCAGCGGCGTGCCCTACTTCTACCTGAGCCCGCTGCAGCAGTCCGTGGGCAACCTGCAG GAGAATCCACATGCTACCCTGACCATGTCTTTGGCACAGACTAACTTCTGCAGGAAACAGGGATTTGATCCCCAAAGTCCCCTCTGTGCTCACATAATTCTGTCAGGAACTGTTACCAAG GTGAACGAATCAGAAATGGACTTTGCCAAGCAGTCGCTGTTCGTCCGACACCCTGAGATGAAAACGTGGCCCTCCAGCCACAATTGGTTCTTTGCGAAGTTGAATATAACCAACATCTGGGTCCTGGACTACTTCGGTGGACCCAAAATAGTGACACCCGAAGAATATTATAATGTCACATTTCA GTGA
- the CREG1 gene encoding protein CREG1 isoform X2: MAGRARGSARALLAALLAPALVALLVAPARGRGGRGHGDWDAAVALPPLPPREDAARVARFVTHVCDWGALATLSTDQAVRGWAFADVLSLSDGPPGAGSGVPYFYLSPLQQSVGNLQENPHATLTMSLAQTNFCRKQGFDPQSPLCAHIILSGTVTKVNESEMDFAKQSLFVRHPEMKTWPSSHNWFFAKLNITNIWVLDYFGGPKIVTPEEYYNVTFQGPFGKLGKPLIPPQNIF; the protein is encoded by the exons ATGGCCGGCCGAGCCCGCGGATCCGCGCGCGCGCTGCTCGCCGCCCTGCTGGCGCCGGCGCTGGTGGCGCTGCTGGTGGCGCcggcgcggggccggggcggcCGGGGTCACGGGGACTGGGACGCCGCCGTGGcgctgccgccgctgccgccccGCGAGGACGCGGCGCGCGTGGCCCGCTTCGTGACGCACGTCTGCGACTGGGGCGCACTGGCCACCCTCTCCACGGACCAGGCGGTGCGCGGCTGGGCCTTCGCCGACGTCCTCTCGCTCAGCGACGGGCCCCCCGGCGCGGGCAGCGGCGTGCCCTACTTCTACCTGAGCCCGCTGCAGCAGTCCGTGGGCAACCTGCAG GAGAATCCACATGCTACCCTGACCATGTCTTTGGCACAGACTAACTTCTGCAGGAAACAGGGATTTGATCCCCAAAGTCCCCTCTGTGCTCACATAATTCTGTCAGGAACTGTTACCAAG GTGAACGAATCAGAAATGGACTTTGCCAAGCAGTCGCTGTTCGTCCGACACCCTGAGATGAAAACGTGGCCCTCCAGCCACAATTGGTTCTTTGCGAAGTTGAATATAACCAACATCTGGGTCCTGGACTACTTCGGTGGACCCAAAATAGTGACACCCGAAGAATATTATAATGTCACATTTCA GGGACCCTTTGGCAAGCTGGGAAAGCCTCTGATCCCCCCTCAGAATATTTTTTAG
- the CREG1 gene encoding protein CREG1 isoform X4 — MAGRARGSARALLAALLAPALVALLVAPARGRGGRGHGDWDAAVALPPLPPREDAARVARFVTHVCDWGALATLSTDQAVRGWAFADVLSLSDGPPGAGSGVPYFYLSPLQQSVGNLQENPHATLTMSLAQTNFCRKQGFDPQSPLCAHIILSGTVTKVNESEMDFAKQSLFVRHPEMKTWPSSHNWFFAKLNITNIWVLDYFGGPKIVTPEEYYNVTFQ; from the exons ATGGCCGGCCGAGCCCGCGGATCCGCGCGCGCGCTGCTCGCCGCCCTGCTGGCGCCGGCGCTGGTGGCGCTGCTGGTGGCGCcggcgcggggccggggcggcCGGGGTCACGGGGACTGGGACGCCGCCGTGGcgctgccgccgctgccgccccGCGAGGACGCGGCGCGCGTGGCCCGCTTCGTGACGCACGTCTGCGACTGGGGCGCACTGGCCACCCTCTCCACGGACCAGGCGGTGCGCGGCTGGGCCTTCGCCGACGTCCTCTCGCTCAGCGACGGGCCCCCCGGCGCGGGCAGCGGCGTGCCCTACTTCTACCTGAGCCCGCTGCAGCAGTCCGTGGGCAACCTGCAG GAGAATCCACATGCTACCCTGACCATGTCTTTGGCACAGACTAACTTCTGCAGGAAACAGGGATTTGATCCCCAAAGTCCCCTCTGTGCTCACATAATTCTGTCAGGAACTGTTACCAAG GTGAACGAATCAGAAATGGACTTTGCCAAGCAGTCGCTGTTCGTCCGACACCCTGAGATGAAAACGTGGCCCTCCAGCCACAATTGGTTCTTTGCGAAGTTGAATATAACCAACATCTGGGTCCTGGACTACTTCGGTGGACCCAAAATAGTGACACCCGAAGAATATTATAATGTCACATTTCAGTAA
- the CREG1 gene encoding protein CREG1 isoform X1 — protein sequence MAGRARGSARALLAALLAPALVALLVAPARGRGGRGHGDWDAAVALPPLPPREDAARVARFVTHVCDWGALATLSTDQAVRGWAFADVLSLSDGPPGAGSGVPYFYLSPLQQSVGNLQENPHATLTMSLAQTNFCRKQGFDPQSPLCAHIILSGTVTKVSGYPTRTQTGFRRVSSEGPGGAQSVKRLILDIGSGHDREIAVMRSSPELYAQGGVCLGFSLSLSLCPSPARAPFLSQNK from the exons ATGGCCGGCCGAGCCCGCGGATCCGCGCGCGCGCTGCTCGCCGCCCTGCTGGCGCCGGCGCTGGTGGCGCTGCTGGTGGCGCcggcgcggggccggggcggcCGGGGTCACGGGGACTGGGACGCCGCCGTGGcgctgccgccgctgccgccccGCGAGGACGCGGCGCGCGTGGCCCGCTTCGTGACGCACGTCTGCGACTGGGGCGCACTGGCCACCCTCTCCACGGACCAGGCGGTGCGCGGCTGGGCCTTCGCCGACGTCCTCTCGCTCAGCGACGGGCCCCCCGGCGCGGGCAGCGGCGTGCCCTACTTCTACCTGAGCCCGCTGCAGCAGTCCGTGGGCAACCTGCAG GAGAATCCACATGCTACCCTGACCATGTCTTTGGCACAGACTAACTTCTGCAGGAAACAGGGATTTGATCCCCAAAGTCCCCTCTGTGCTCACATAATTCTGTCAGGAACTGTTACCAAGGTAAGTGGTTATCCCACCAGAACCCAGACAGGTTTTAGAAGAGTATCATCTGAGGGGCctgggggtgctcagtcggttaagcgtctgattcttgatatcggctcgggtcatgatcgcgAGAttgcagtcatgagatcaagccccgagctCTACGCacagggtggagtctgcttgggattctctctctccctgtctctctgcccctcccctgctcgtgctccctttctctctcaaaataagtaa